GGTGGATCCACCTGGGGGATGGGATGGATGTCGAGGGCCGGCCCAACGTAGGGCTCAATAGCACCGGCTACATCTACAAGGATATGTTCATCGTCGGCGCCAATGTGGGCGAAGACGTGCCCGGGGCCGTCCGCGCGTTCGATGTGCGGACGGGGGCGCGCCGGTGGATCTTCCACACCCTGCCCCGCCCCGGCGAATACGGCTCAGACACCTGGCCCGAGGGGTACCTCGATAAAACGGGCGGGGCGTCCGCCTGGACGGGCATCGCGTTGGATGCCAAACGCGGCATCGTATACGCCGCCACGGAGACGGCCGGCCCCGACTTCTACGGCGGCGACCGGCACGGGCAGAACCTGTTCGCCAATTCCATCATCGCCCTCAACGCCGACACCGGCGAGCGGCTGTGGCACCACCAGCTGGTCCACCACGACCTCTGGGACATGGACAACCCGACGCCGCCGACGCTCCTGACCGTGCAACACGACGGCAAGCCGCTCGACATCGTGGCACAGGGTACCAAAATGGGCTTGTTGTTCGTGTTCGACCGCGTCACAGGCGAGCCCCTCTGGCCGATCGAGGAGCGGCCGGCGCCCGCGACGCTTCTGCCCGAGATCCAAACCTGGCCCACGCAGCCTGTTCCGACGAAGCCGCCGCCCCTCATGCGCCAGATGTACACGGCCAACGATTATTCCACCATCTCTCCTCGCGCCCGGCAGCTGACCGAAGAGGTGATCCGGCAGTCCGGCTCGTACGGGGCGTTCCCACCGCCGAGCCTCGAACAAAGCATCATCTTCCCGGGGTACGATGGCGGGATGGAATGGGGCGGCTCGGCCGCCGATCCAGACGGCATCCTGTACGTGAATATCAACGAAATCCCCTGGTTCTACCAGCTGGTGCCCACGCGTCAGCCGGATGGGACGCCGCTCCCCGCCGGCGAGCGCCACTACCGGATCCGGTGCGCCTCGTGCCACGGAATCGATCGGGCCGGCAACCCCGGCGGCGGCTTCCCCTCACTCGTCGATGTGCCTCGTCGGTTCACGAAGGAGCAGGTGATGCAACTGCTCGTCCAGCCCGGCGCTCGGATGCCGTCGTTCGACCGGCTGCCCGAGGCCAACCGCGAGGCCATCGTGAACTTCCTGTTTGGCGATCCGGGCCCCGTCACCGAAGGCGCGGAGTCCGACCCGCCCTATGTCTTCCGCGGCTTCGAACGCTGGTTCGACGAAGAAGGGTACCCGGCGATCAAACCGCCCTGGGGGACGCTTAACGCCGTCGACCTCAACACGGGCGAAATCAAGTGGAAGGTGCCGCTTGGCGAATACAAGGAGCTGACGGCCCGTGGCATCCCGATCACCGGCACCGAGAACTACGGCGGCCCGGTGGTCACCGCCGGCGGCCTCGTGTTTATCGGCGCAACGGCCGATGCCATGTTCAGGGCGTTTGACAAAGAAACCGGCGCCGTGTTGTGGGAGCACGACCTCCCGCTCGACGGCAACGCCACACCCAGCACGTACCTCGCCGGCGGCAAGCAGTATGTGGTCGTCTCAGCGGGAGGGGCCAAGACGAACCGGCCGAAAGGGGGGACGATCGTCGCGTTTGCCCTCCCAAACCCATAATCCGAGGTCCATCCTCTCCCCCCTACCGGTTCACCGACTCCTTGAGTCCATCCCGCAGCGCGCGCCATAAAAAACGAAAAAACGGATCCTCGTCCCGCACATAGGCGGTCGTCCCCACGCGCAGCGAATCATTGGGGCCGGCGGGGTTGCTGTCATGGATGAGAAGGCCGTTTACGAAGAAGGTCTTCAGCCGGTCCTGGAATCGCTTCGAACGATCCGTCTTATCGACAAAATCCATCTTCAGGTCGTGATACCCCACACGGACCTCGCCATCCGCCTGCGCGTCGGTCACGCGGATGTCGAACGCGAGGCTGTCTACTTGCCCGCTTTGGATGCGGATGCCCTTCAGATTGGTGAGCAGCGGCGAGACGGGGTCGGCCGGCATCGCGCTCAGCGTGCCGTGATACCGCATCGCAAAAGTCGACCCGTGCAGCGGCAACTCGAAGGCGACCAGCAGCTGGCCGGCGCCCTGAAATATCGCGCGCGCATACAGCAGCGCCGCGCCGCCGCCGGCGAGGCTGGTGTCGGGTTCGGAATTGATCCTGTAACCAATCAGGTTGACGCGCTCGAAGCGCACCACCCCCTCCAGCGCTCCATCCTCTTCCAGTTCGCGGTACACGATATCCGCCGTGCGGATTGCGACCGAATCGAGAAACACAGGGATCCCGATCGCCTGCAACGCTTCGTGCGGCAGGAGGGGCGTCGTCTTGTTTGGATCCTCCGCGACCTGCTTGTTCTTGTACACATCGAGGAAGGCGGAGTCGATGGCGAGTCCCCCGGCCCGGAAGGCTCGCCCCTCGAGAAAGGTCTTTACGTCCAGCCCCTCCAGGCGGATGCCGGCGATGCCGGACCCCATTCGGTCGCGACGAAACGCGATCCGACGCGAAAACTCCTCCTCGGACACCGTGGGTGTGACCACGAACGAGTCGATCCGCACGAACGAATCGCGGGTGGAGGCTTCAATCGCCCCGACGGAGAACAGGTGTAGACTATCCGGCGCCGCGAAAGCCTGCGGCGCCAGCAGGAGGCGGATGTCGCGGCTGAAGAGGACGCGGGTCGTGTCGAGGGCCGAGGTCGAGTCGACGGCGATGTCGTCCATGGCGATGTCGATCCCGGCCACCCGTTGCCGGCGTCCATCGCCGGCCGGCTGATAGACCACCGTCAGGTCCCGCAGTGCGATCTGCCCGATGGCGATCTCGGGCAGCTGCCGCGCGAGGCGTTGCGTGAGGGTGCCTGTTTCCGCCAGACTATCCGGCGGAGCGCCTTCTCCCCCGGTGCTGTCCGGCAAGGATTCGCCGGCCTCGTACAACAGCTCGGCGCCTTCGAGTTCAATGTTATGGAGGTCGATACGCCGGTTAAAAACATACGGCGTTATGCGAATGCCGGATATCGCCAGACGGGGCGCCACCACCGTCAGCCGCGGTTCACCCGCCGACGAGTCGGCGATCAACGCCAGGTCCTCCACCGCCACAGACCGCTGAAAAAGCGAGAGCGTCACCTCGCCAACGCTAGCGCGGTAGTTGCTGCCGGCTTCGGCGAGGGCCTCGTTGATGCGACGCTCGACAAACGGGGCGTCGACCGTCTGCTTCACCCACCACCACCCGCCGACGAGCGCTCCGCCGAGCACCACAACGAACACCGTCAAGAAAAGCCAGATCGTGGTATGCTTCATGGCGAGAATGGCGGACGGCGACGGGTGGATAGGTAACAGGTTGAAGGCCACCGCCGGCGTGTTGTTTCCGGCTCCGCACAGATCGCACCGGCGGAGCGCCCACTCGGGGCGGCTTAGGTTCGGCATCGGAAGCCGTAGCATCGCCTGTCAAACCCGGGAATGAGGCTCCTCATGCGCGGAAGCATTTTCCCTGCATGTACTCCCCCAGAGCCCCCTGCCTGGCGTCGGCGCACGCTTCCCGGCTTCGGCACGGTGCTCGCCTTTCGCGCGAGCGCCCCCGAATCACCTTACGTTCGCCGAACCGATGAACCGCTCCATCCGCCGCTTTTTCTCCTATCCCGCCAACCTGTTTTATCTGGTCTGCCTGGTCGCGCTCGCGGCTTCGTGTGATAGCATCCGGGCGGATACTGATCCGGATGTCGATCTGACGGACGCATCCTATGTCGCCGCCTTCGAGGAAGGCGCGGCGATACTCACCAGCGAGCCCGTCACCGTCTACCGCGACCCCCAGACCCCGATCGGCACAGCGCCGGCCGGAGCCGCGGGCATGGTCATCCGCATCAAACCCAAAAACGGGGTGGAGTGGACCGAAATCGACTTCAGCACCGAGGGCCAGATCGATGGGTTCGTGGACGCCGGCCTTCTGGTGCCGATCGGTATCGGGCTGCCACCCGTCGACAGCACCATCGGCTTCCTGGGCTGCAGCATGACGCGGGACAAAGGGGCCGGACTCAACCTCTACACGAATATCTCGAGTTGGAACAAGTTCGCGGACGACGGCACCAAGGTCATGACCCAGTACAGCGGGGGGACGATCGACCGGTGGAGCCTGCCGGGCGACAACGGCTACAACAACAAGTGGGGCGCCTTTCAGGATGGGATGCTGAAGTGGCCGGCGACGGACCTCCTCCTCTGGGAGATCTGCATCCGCGCCGAGGAAGTCACCGACGACCCGGCCGGCTACCTGGAACGCCTCCAGCATGTAAGCCTCCGCCTCGCCGAAGAGGCCCCCGGCATCCCCGTCTTCGTGACCGGGATGGTGCCGTATGAACCCGGCATGAACTGCTCGATCACCGGCCCTGATGGCGTGGCCTTCGCCGCCGAACTGGCCTCGCTCGCCGTGGCCGAGGGCCTCGCCCTGCCAACAACCGGCCTGACGCTGGGTCCGCTAGGGCCCGATCAGGTCATCCAGGACGGGTGCCACGCGAACGCCTCGGGCATGGAGGAGCAGGCGCTCCAGCTCGACACCTGGTTGAAGACGCTACCGTAAGCGCGTAGGGGCCTTTTTAGACGGGGCCGTGCACACCTTGCGGGCGGTGCGTTATCTTCCAGCATCCTCGCCACGCAACCGCCCGCATCCATGACCCGTCGCCGCTTTATCGCCGCCTCCTCGGCGCTTGCCGCCCTGCCGCTCGCCGGCTCCGCCTTCGCCTGGCCCAATGCCCGCCCGGCGCCCTTCCGCATCAGCCTCAACCCCGGCAACATCGGCGTGGCGGCGGACCAGAAGTCGGTGCTCCAGATGGCCATCGACCACGGCTACCAGGCCATCGTCTCCATGCCCGATCAGCTCGCGGCGTTTTCGGAGGTGGAAATGGCCGACCACCTGTCGAAGATGAAGGC
The nucleotide sequence above comes from Rhodothermales bacterium. Encoded proteins:
- a CDS encoding PQQ-binding-like beta-propeller repeat protein; its protein translation is WIHLGDGMDVEGRPNVGLNSTGYIYKDMFIVGANVGEDVPGAVRAFDVRTGARRWIFHTLPRPGEYGSDTWPEGYLDKTGGASAWTGIALDAKRGIVYAATETAGPDFYGGDRHGQNLFANSIIALNADTGERLWHHQLVHHDLWDMDNPTPPTLLTVQHDGKPLDIVAQGTKMGLLFVFDRVTGEPLWPIEERPAPATLLPEIQTWPTQPVPTKPPPLMRQMYTANDYSTISPRARQLTEEVIRQSGSYGAFPPPSLEQSIIFPGYDGGMEWGGSAADPDGILYVNINEIPWFYQLVPTRQPDGTPLPAGERHYRIRCASCHGIDRAGNPGGGFPSLVDVPRRFTKEQVMQLLVQPGARMPSFDRLPEANREAIVNFLFGDPGPVTEGAESDPPYVFRGFERWFDEEGYPAIKPPWGTLNAVDLNTGEIKWKVPLGEYKELTARGIPITGTENYGGPVVTAGGLVFIGATADAMFRAFDKETGAVLWEHDLPLDGNATPSTYLAGGKQYVVVSAGGAKTNRPKGGTIVAFALPNP